In Coregonus clupeaformis isolate EN_2021a unplaced genomic scaffold, ASM2061545v1 scaf0776, whole genome shotgun sequence, a single window of DNA contains:
- the LOC121542404 gene encoding farnesyl pyrophosphate synthase isoform X1, translated as MGDSSCSNGTHHSGAVQSDPQLFEAQFEELVTELTEQDLTDPVLADALNRLREVLHYNTPGGKRNRGLSVIGSLRELVPPTELTQDAVRRALLVGWCIELLQAFFLVADDIMDASVTRRGQPCWYKRERVGLDAINDAFLLEGAIYRLLRRHCRAQLYYVHLLELFTETSFQTELGQALDLMTAPPGQIDLNRFTMERYKAIVKYKTAFYSFYLPVAAAMYMAGIDSEEEHNNAKHILLEMGEFFQIQDDYLDCYGDPAVTGKIGTDIQDNKCGWLVVTALGVMTPEQRAELESCYGRHDSVSVEKVKALYNTLQMSTLYHQYEDDSYQRLQKLIARHAQNLPHVVFLNFAKKIYKRNK; from the exons ATG ggtGACAGTAGTTGCAGCAACGGGACCCACCACTCAGGGGCGGTACAGTCAGACCCACAGCTGTTTGAGGCCCAGTTTGAGGAGCTGGTGACAGAGCTCACAGAGCAGGACCTCACAGACCCTGTCCTTGCTGACGCTCTCAACAGACTCAGAGAG gTGTTGCACTACAACACTCCTGGAGGAAAAAGAAACAGAGGTCTGTCTGTGATTGGCTCTTTGAGGGAGCTTGTCCCTCCCACAGAGCTGACCCAGGATGCTGTGCGACGGGCCCTGCTGGTTGGCTGGTGCATTGAgctg CTCCAGGCATTCTTCCTGGTAGCTGATGACATCATGGATGCTTCAGTGACTCGGAGAGGTCAGCCCTGCTGGTACAAGAGG GAGAGAGTGGGTCTGGATGCCATCAATGATGCCTTCCTCCTGGAGGGAGCCATCTACAGACTACTGCGCAGACACTGCAGGGCACAGCTCTACTACGTACACCTATTGGAGCTCTTCactgag aCGTCCTTCCAGACAGAGCTGGGCCAGGCTCTGGACCTGATGACCGCTCCTCCTGGTCAAATAGACCTCAACCGCTTCACCAtggagag ATATAAGGCCATAGTAAAGTACAAAACTGCCTTCTACTCCTTCTACCTCCCTGTGGCAGCAGCCATGTACATG GCGGGCATTGACAGTGAAGAGGAACACAACAACGCTAAACACATCTTACTGGAGATGGGAGAGTTCTTCCAGATACAG GATGACTACCTGGATTGCTATGGCGACCCGGCGGTGACGGGGAAGATTGGAACAGACATCCAGGACAACAAGTGTGGCTGGCTGGTGGTGACTGCTTTAGGGGTCATGACCCCGGAACAGAGGGCAGAGCTGGAG TCATGTTATGGTCGGCATGACAGTGTGAGTGTGGAGAAGGTGAAAGCGCTGTACAACACCCTACAGATGTCCACCCTGTACCACCAATACGAAGACGACAGCTACCAGCGCTTACAGAAACTCATCGCTCGGCACGCCCAAAACCTTCCACATGTAGTTTTCCTCAACTTCGCCAAGAAAATCTACAAGAGAAACAAGTGA
- the LOC121543880 gene encoding uncharacterized protein LOC121543880, protein MHSSSRTSAPPLRPRRFDTSRRTTTAAEPKPHGPASQREDKNMNTISSSSPRRATKVTPESSRTRVGVQPRAPLGQSRLGLQRNTAPLSMTKPKPKPKSVRAAAAVSNCAPPPPLPHLDPNCNEPSLPCLCCDGHSPQDNNSLFNHNHNNNNTISIRQQLKLQPPPPPPLLPQRQEGTGGKAKAQASPSQPKPQPQALAPACPPNALELEKGKKEEETADVNKNTDVVIDNKKETEEEVDNKKEREEEEENSVDVEVDEDDEEEGDDDDDDDDTLVPSCCDCPPSLLDLSLTSSTSSSSTSISSCSDLESDCADLSISLSSSSHEGNADLSISQDHTLIHVPERYPASRSPPSLLLNPIPPSVSRCPSSPPLACSPDEGYPSAPASPSSSDYLGVKGQTGLGSEVTKLGLLDFLESVGDFGKMERFSQVIQVARWDLEGDPQGDLLRDRLDHLDRLESVNRQVKLAHISRLHEKGLDLGDLGKEDLSDVLDEMGNVDMSWKLYKGRGGSLGDSQEFSDAGVDLTAPSDCDEPLVSESETSSPIEPPPRPPKPPARYASVNSELHTYINISRDITPSVSVCTSPSSSPTFYTFRCEKALPPSPPSVPPPLPCQPIPYFTLYKSSPLPFSLPSSTPPIPPPRRRHLARKEAQRLAILQAGCEKTPLSLPPPTSRPPPLPPAPTISISNSTPPPAIPPPPSLPPPPSFHALDDEIRKLLVLAGLTQAELLKLSPELGVSVGGLEEEGEAETHHTSRLGQTPDRGMRKKEERAKEQYDIDGLAVDGWRDGGGRSGVERDRETDIFGGVKEDEGEKVESRDVFRTTSFTDMARRRKRNSGFGANVSLASDPYYSTGNTNTSNNVSFETFKYSPVLSESPPPPPPRPLPPVPPTLPPLKVCTLLANSLRPERFDWLMAFSPDGENMPLPSPLEVRKSNEETLKKSTSGSTSSSGSTSGSGSKVMTFKELRNRSKHSSPAYQLITEPDPDPTVITPDPDFLYNLKWRREKMDSDGIQWEYTSQAQAAFLQPPPLTSLAAFREMFQKAEDAIGQPELCPSQRIGCSASEGNLWRMDGQRKEEGEKRKEEVEEEEVEVRGTADGGRTWESRTTAVRSVSFADSVQRGGTSWMGDDVKAPLRGLGLSSLCLLEKRALVSAVSVAVEAILAQFSSSRTLVQKSASINKALSGDSSVNPSLGRLVLQCLCPALRSLLSDGLKPHQSDLISGRRPNSAWGLVQASTRPGRNSGAQYRGPSTQSLYSLQARIGELPQLRQNKHRFNAFLLGLLNIKLLDFWLSHLQSCSDVLVTFYRPSSFMRLSLTSCQPLFEELLLLLQPLSLLTLNLDLLFQHHHLEPSNLSPEILSPPNQDLGFRLSPRGSASQGRGSSYLESLSELDFGSVEPEVTNRNASSSSLANSGLVESLKPASLSVGPAKVSGGLAETSPQLMWVQEKEIRELAPPNVEEASLSQQAGQVIQQGWGAVVRWGGKLGQNLAELSLSAVQNQNQEGTSRDPPEPQARSDPPQVDGALAVPWGLGRLFGASNNPTIPTLSTRRPSQWLSPGVSVLTRMVSSSSSANQRRALEPQQVEEVVERETEETWDNPRPLRSVRTLCDHSGTGAELSFRKGEELVVLGGVDHDWIRCRQGDREGLVPIGYASLIM, encoded by the exons ATGCACTCCTCTAGCCGAACCTCCGCTCCGCCCTTGAGGCCTCGTCGCTTCGACACAAGCAGGCGGACCACCACTGCAGCGGAACCAAAGCCACACGGCCCTGCTTCCCAGAGGGAAGACAAAAACATGAACAccatttcctcttcctctcctcggCGTGCCACCAAAGTGACCCCCGAGTCTTCCAGGACCAGGGTGGGGGTCCAGCCTCGTGCCCCCTTGGGTCAGTCCAGATTGGGTTTACAGAGAAACACTGCTCCCCTCTCTATGACCAAACCCAAACCCAAACCCAAAAGTGTCCGTGCAGCAGCAGCTGTGTCCAACTgcgcccctcctcctcctcttcctcatctggACCCCAACTGTAATGAACCCAGCCTGCCTTGTCTGTGCTGCGACGGCCATTCTCCCCAGGACAATAACAGTCTgttcaaccacaaccacaacaacaacaacaccatcTCCATCAGACAGCAGCTAAAGCTTCAGccccctccaccacctccccTGCTACCCCAGAGACAGGAGGGGACAGGGGGCAAGGCCAAGGCACAGGCCAGCCCCTCTCAGCCCAAGCCCCAGCCTCAGGCCCTGGCCCCGGCCTGCCCCCCTAATGCCCTGGAGCTGGAGAAAGGGAAAAAAGAGGAGGAGACTGCAGATGTGAACAAGAACACAGACGTGGTCATAGACAACAAGAAAGAAACGGAGGAAGAGGTGGAtaacaagaaagagagagaggaggaagaggaaaacaGTGTGGACGTTGAAGTTGATgaagatgatgaggaggagggagatgatgatgatgatgatgatgacacgtTGGTCCCATCGTGCTGCGactgccctccctctctcctggatCTCTCCCtgacctcctccacctcctcatcctccACTTCCATCAGCTCCTGCTCTGATCTGGAGTCAGACTGCGCcgatctctccatctctctgtcgtCCTCTTCCCACGAGGGGAACGCTGATCTGTCAATCTCTCAGGACCACACTCTCATTCACGTTCCTGAGCGCTACCCAGCCTCCCGTTCACCCCCCTCCCTGCTCCTCAATCCCatccccccctctgtctctcgctgCCCTTCCTCCCCTCCACTTGCCTGCTCCCCAGACGAGGGCTACCCCTCCGCCcccgcctccccctcctcctccgacTACCTGGGGGTCAAAGGTCAGACAGGCTTAGGGTCAGAGGTCACCAAACTAGgcctcctggacttcctggaGTCAGTGGGAGACTTTGGCAAGATGGAGCGCTTCAGCCAGGTGATACAGGTGGCTCGCTGGGACCTGGAGGGGGATCCTCAGGGGGATCTACTGAGGGATCGACTGGATCATCTGGACCGACTGGAGAGTGTCAACAGGCAGGTGAAGCTGGCTCACATCTCCAGGCTCCATGAGAAGGGACTGGATCTAGGCGATCTGGGCAAGGAGGATCTCTCTGATGTTCTGGATGAGATGGGGAACGTGGATATGTCTTGGAAGCTGTATAAGGGCCGGGGCGGGTCGCTGGGAGATTCACAGGAGTTCTCTGATGCTGGAGTGGACCTGACAGCGCCTTCAGACTGTGATGAGCCCCTGGTCTCGGAATCGGAGACCTCTTCGCCCATAGAGCCCCCACCGAGACCCCCCAAACCCCCCGCCCGCTATGCCAGCGTGAACTCTGAACTCCACACCTACATCAACATCAGCCGTGACATCACCCCCTCCGTCTCTGTCTGCACCTCTCCATCCTCATCCCCCACTTTCTACACCTTCAGGTGTGAGAaggccctccctccttccccaccctccgtcccccctcctcttccctgtcAGCCCATCCCTTACTTTACACTCTACaaatcttcccctctccctttctccctcccctcctccactccccccatccctccccctcgGAGGAGGCACCTAGCCCGTAAGGAGGCCCAGCGTCTCGCCATCCTCCAAGCAGGATGCGAGAAGACCCCCTtgtccctcccccctcccacctctcgcccccctcctctccctcctgcccCCACCATTTCCATCTCCAACTCCACCCCCCCCCCTGCCATCCCTCCcccgccctctctcccccctcctccctctttccatgCGTTGGATGATGAGATCCGTAAGCTACTGGTGCTAGCAGGACTGACCCAGGCTGAGCTCCTCAAACTCAGCCCAGAGCTGGGGGTCTCTgtggggggactggaggaggagggagaggcggaGACCCACCACACCTCCAGGCTTGGACAGACAccggatagagggatgaggaaaAAAGAGGAGAGGGCAAAGGAGCAGTATGATATAGATGGGTTGGctgtggatggatggagagatggcgGAGGGAGGTCAGGggtggagagggatagagagactgaTATATTTGGAGGAGTaaaggaggatgagggagagaaagTGGAGAGCAGAGATGTGTTTAGAACAACGTCTTTCACTGACATGgcgagaaggaggaagagaaacaGTGGGTTTGGGGCTAACGTTAGCCTAGCATCTGACCCCTACTACAGCACTGGCAATACCAACACCTCTAACAATGTTAGCTTCGAGACTTTCAAATATTCCCCTGTGCTGTCGgaatctcctccccctcctcccccgcgTCCCTTACCCCCTGTCCCCCCTACCCTTCCCCCCCTCAAAGTCTGCACCCTTCTCGCCAACTCTTTACGCCCTGAGCGATTTGATTGGCTCATGGCCTTCTCCCCCGATGGTGAAAACATGCCCCTGCCCTCGCCCTTGGAAGTTAGAAAATCCAATGAAGAAACCCTGAAGAAATCTACTTCCGGGTCAACGTCATCATCTGGGTCAACGTCAGGGTCAGGTTCAAAAGTGATGACCTTCAAGGAACTGCGTAACCGTAGCAAACACAGCTCCCCGGCCTACCAGCTAATAACTGAACCAGATCCTGACCCCACAGTCATAACCCCTGACCCTGACTTCCTCTACAACCTCAAGTGGAGGAGGGAAAAGATGGACAGCGACGGGATCCAATGGGAGTACACCTCCCAGGCCCAGGCCGCCTTCCTGCAACCACCTCCCCTCACCTCATTGGCTGCTTTTAGGGAAATGTTCCAGAAAGCAGAGGATGCGATTGGACAGCCCGAGCTGTGTCCCTCGCAGCGGATTGGGTGCTCAGCCAGTGAAGGGAACCTATGgaggatggatggacagagaaaagaggagggagaaaagaggaaagaagaggtagaggaagaaGAGGTGGAGGTGAGAGGAACAGCTGATGGAGGAAGAACCTGGGAGTCAAGAACTACAG CGGTTCGTAGCGTCTCATTCGCCGACTCTGTACAGAGGGGCGGGACTTCCTGGATGGGCGATGACGTGAAGGCCCCTCTGAGAGGCCTAGGGCTGTCCTCTCTGTGCCTGCTTGAAAAAAGAG CTCTGGTCAGTGCAGTCAGTGTGGCAGTAGAGGCCATTTTGGCTCAGTTCAGCTCCTCACGGACCCTGGTGCAGAAG TCTGCCTCCATTAACAAG GCTCTATCAGGAGACAGCAGTGTGAATCCGTCTCTGGGTCGGCTGGTGCTGCAGTGTTTGTGCCCCGCCCTGCGGAGCCTGCTCTCCGACGGCCTCAAGCCCCACCAGAGTGATTTGATCTCGGGCAGGAGGCCAAACTCAGCCTGGGGACTGGTCCAGGCCTCCACCAGGCCAGGTAGGAACTCTGGAGCGCAGTACAGAG GGCCCAGCACTCAGTCCCTGTACAGCCTACAGGCTAGAATAGGAGAGCTGCCCCAGCTCAGGCAGAACAAACACAGGTTCAACGCCTTCCTCCTCGGCCTCCTCAA CATCAAGCTTCTGGATTTCTGGCTGTCCCATCTCCAGTCATGCAGTG atgtGTTGGTGACGTTCTACCGGCCCTCCTCCTTCATGCGCTTGTCGTTGACTTCCTGCCAGCCTCTGTTTGAGGAGCTCCTCCTCCTGCTGCAGCCCCTCAGTCTCCTGACCCTTAACCTCGACCTGCTCTTCCAGCACCACCACCTGGAGCCTTCCAATCTCAGCCCAGAGATCCTCAGCCCACCCAATCAGGACCTGGGATTCAGGCTTTCGCCCCGGGGGTCCGCTTCCCAAGGCAGGGGCAGCAGTTATCTCGAGAGTCTATCAGAGCTGGACTTTGGGAGTGTGGAACCCGAGGTGACCAATCGTAATGCAAGCTCGTCGTCCCTGGCCAACTCGGGGTTGGTGGAGTCACTGAAGCCAGCGAGTCTCAGCGTGGGGCCTGCGAAGGTCTCTGGGGGTCTTGCGGAGACGAGTCCTCAGCTGATGTGGGTTCAGGAGAAAGAAATTAGGGAGCTAGCACCTCCTAATGTTGAGGAGGCCAGTCTCTCCCAACAGGCAGGACAG GTGATCCAGCAGGGATGGGGGGCTGTGGTACGCTGGGGGGGCAAGCTGGGCCAGAACCTGGCTGAACTCAGCCTGTCTGCAGTACAGAACCAGAACCAGGAGGGGACATCCAGAGACCCTCCAGAGCCCCAGGCCAGGAGTGACCCTCCTCAGGTCGATGGAGCATTGGCGGTCCCCTGGGGTTTGGGACGGCTGTTTGGAGCCTCCAATAACCCCACGATACCCACACTTTCAACCAG acGTCCGTCTCAGTGGTTGTCTCCAGGGGTGTCTGTTCTGACCCGGATggtgagcagcagttccagcgcTAACCAGAGGAGGGCGCTGGAGCCCCAGCAAGTAGAagaggtggtagagagagagacagaagagacatgGGACAACCCAAGACCCCTCAG gtCAGTCAGAACACTATGCGACCACTctggcacaggggcggagctaaGCTTCCGAAAAGGGGAGGAGTTAGTGGTTTTAGGGGGTGTCGATCACGACTGGATTCGCTGTCGTCAGGGAGACCGAGAGGGGCTCGTGCCCATTGGCTACGCCTCCCTGATCATGTGA
- the LOC121542404 gene encoding farnesyl pyrophosphate synthase isoform X2, with amino-acid sequence MGDSSCSNGTHHSGAVQSDPQLFEAQFEELVTELTEQDLTDPVLADALNRLREVLHYNTPGGKRNRGLSVIGSLRELVPPTELTQDAVRRALLVGWCIELLQAFFLVADDIMDASVTRRGQPCWYKRERVGLDAINDAFLLEGAIYRLLRRHCRAQLYYVHLLELFTEAGIDSEEEHNNAKHILLEMGEFFQIQDDYLDCYGDPAVTGKIGTDIQDNKCGWLVVTALGVMTPEQRAELESCYGRHDSVSVEKVKALYNTLQMSTLYHQYEDDSYQRLQKLIARHAQNLPHVVFLNFAKKIYKRNK; translated from the exons ATG ggtGACAGTAGTTGCAGCAACGGGACCCACCACTCAGGGGCGGTACAGTCAGACCCACAGCTGTTTGAGGCCCAGTTTGAGGAGCTGGTGACAGAGCTCACAGAGCAGGACCTCACAGACCCTGTCCTTGCTGACGCTCTCAACAGACTCAGAGAG gTGTTGCACTACAACACTCCTGGAGGAAAAAGAAACAGAGGTCTGTCTGTGATTGGCTCTTTGAGGGAGCTTGTCCCTCCCACAGAGCTGACCCAGGATGCTGTGCGACGGGCCCTGCTGGTTGGCTGGTGCATTGAgctg CTCCAGGCATTCTTCCTGGTAGCTGATGACATCATGGATGCTTCAGTGACTCGGAGAGGTCAGCCCTGCTGGTACAAGAGG GAGAGAGTGGGTCTGGATGCCATCAATGATGCCTTCCTCCTGGAGGGAGCCATCTACAGACTACTGCGCAGACACTGCAGGGCACAGCTCTACTACGTACACCTATTGGAGCTCTTCactgag GCGGGCATTGACAGTGAAGAGGAACACAACAACGCTAAACACATCTTACTGGAGATGGGAGAGTTCTTCCAGATACAG GATGACTACCTGGATTGCTATGGCGACCCGGCGGTGACGGGGAAGATTGGAACAGACATCCAGGACAACAAGTGTGGCTGGCTGGTGGTGACTGCTTTAGGGGTCATGACCCCGGAACAGAGGGCAGAGCTGGAG TCATGTTATGGTCGGCATGACAGTGTGAGTGTGGAGAAGGTGAAAGCGCTGTACAACACCCTACAGATGTCCACCCTGTACCACCAATACGAAGACGACAGCTACCAGCGCTTACAGAAACTCATCGCTCGGCACGCCCAAAACCTTCCACATGTAGTTTTCCTCAACTTCGCCAAGAAAATCTACAAGAGAAACAAGTGA